A section of the Phaseolus vulgaris cultivar G19833 chromosome 8, P. vulgaris v2.0, whole genome shotgun sequence genome encodes:
- the LOC137826989 gene encoding transcription factor bHLH93-like isoform X2, whose amino-acid sequence MELYDHDFLEESTALRREPWDTNPRSQENQPFSNAWSFDCFDQNYQSFPSNSFCFQQVPQSYNFDYTFNEIYSSLLDEFSAPQIVDSSYNTPPFVAHEDYPLSMMEEEDPGLLGEELHCLDLQATCKMEPSHSPERPVFNTDPCVERKNNRAKKLQGQPSKNLMAERRRRKRLNDRLSMLRSIVPKISKMDRTSILGDTIDYMKELLEKINNLKQEIEVDSNTATIFKDSKPNELLVRNSPKFDVERRNGNTRVEICCAGKPGLLVSTVNTLETLGLEIQQCVISCFNDFTVQASCSEKTILSSEDIKQALFRSAGYGGRCL is encoded by the exons atgGAACTTTATGATCATGATTTCTTGGAGGAATCTACTGCTCTAAGAAGAGAACCATGGGATACCAATCCACGTTCACAAGAAAACCAGCCTTTCTCTAATGCCTGGAGTTTTGATTGTTTTGATCAAAACTATCAATCTTTTCCTTCAAATTCTTTCTGTTTCCAACAAGTTCCTCAGAGTTACAATTTCGACTACACCTTCAATGAAATCTATAGTTCTTTGCTTGATGAATTCTCTGCACCCCAAATTGTAGATTCATCTTATAACACCCCTCCATTTGTGGCTCATGAAGATTATCCACTGTCCATGATGGAAGAAGAAGATCCGGGTTTGCTTGGGGAAGAGCTTCATTGTTTGGACCTTCAAGCCACATGCAAAATGGAGCCAAGCCATTCCCCTGAAAGGCCTGTTTTCAACACAGATCCATGTGTGGAAAGAAAGAATAATAGAGCAAAGAAGCTTCAGGGGCAGCCTTCCAAGAACCTAATGGCAGAGAGGAGAAGAAGGAAGAGATTAAACGACAGGCTCTCCATGCTAAGATCAATTGTCCCAAAGATAAGTAAG ATGGACAGAACATCTATACTTGGAGACACTATCGATTACATGAAAGAGCTCTTGGAAAAGATTAACAATTTGAAGCAAGAAATAGAAGTGGATTCCAACACGGCTACCATTTTCAAGGATTCAAAGCCAAACGAACTCTTAGTAAGAAATTCTCCCAAG TTTGATGTGGAGAGGAGAAATGGCAATACAAGGGTGGAGATCTGCTGTGCAGGGAAGCCAGGCTTGTTGGTGTCTACAGTAAACACATTGGAAACATTAGGTCTCGAGATCCAGCAATGCGTTATTAGCTGTTTCAATGATTTCACAGTGCAAGCTTCTTGTTCAGAG AAGACAATTCTTAGTTCTGAAGATATAAAACAAGCACTATTTAGAAGTGCAGGATATGGAGGAAGATGCTTGTGA
- the LOC137826989 gene encoding transcription factor bHLH61-like isoform X3, giving the protein MELYDHDFLEESTALRREPWDTNPRSQENQPFSNAWSFDCFDQNYQSFPSNSFCFQQVPQSYNFDYTFNEIYSSLLDEFSAPQIVDSSYNTPPFVAHEDYPLSMMEEEDPGLLGEELHCLDLQATCKMEPSHSPERPVFNTDPCVERKNNRAKKLQGQPSKNLMAERRRRKRLNDRLSMLRSIVPKISKMDRTSILGDTIDYMKELLEKINNLKQEIEVDSNTATIFKDSKPNELLFDVERRNGNTRVEICCAGKPGLLVSTVNTLETLGLEIQQCVISCFNDFTVQASCSEQKTILSSEDIKQALFRSAGYGGRCL; this is encoded by the exons atgGAACTTTATGATCATGATTTCTTGGAGGAATCTACTGCTCTAAGAAGAGAACCATGGGATACCAATCCACGTTCACAAGAAAACCAGCCTTTCTCTAATGCCTGGAGTTTTGATTGTTTTGATCAAAACTATCAATCTTTTCCTTCAAATTCTTTCTGTTTCCAACAAGTTCCTCAGAGTTACAATTTCGACTACACCTTCAATGAAATCTATAGTTCTTTGCTTGATGAATTCTCTGCACCCCAAATTGTAGATTCATCTTATAACACCCCTCCATTTGTGGCTCATGAAGATTATCCACTGTCCATGATGGAAGAAGAAGATCCGGGTTTGCTTGGGGAAGAGCTTCATTGTTTGGACCTTCAAGCCACATGCAAAATGGAGCCAAGCCATTCCCCTGAAAGGCCTGTTTTCAACACAGATCCATGTGTGGAAAGAAAGAATAATAGAGCAAAGAAGCTTCAGGGGCAGCCTTCCAAGAACCTAATGGCAGAGAGGAGAAGAAGGAAGAGATTAAACGACAGGCTCTCCATGCTAAGATCAATTGTCCCAAAGATAAGTAAG ATGGACAGAACATCTATACTTGGAGACACTATCGATTACATGAAAGAGCTCTTGGAAAAGATTAACAATTTGAAGCAAGAAATAGAAGTGGATTCCAACACGGCTACCATTTTCAAGGATTCAAAGCCAAACGAACTCTTA TTTGATGTGGAGAGGAGAAATGGCAATACAAGGGTGGAGATCTGCTGTGCAGGGAAGCCAGGCTTGTTGGTGTCTACAGTAAACACATTGGAAACATTAGGTCTCGAGATCCAGCAATGCGTTATTAGCTGTTTCAATGATTTCACAGTGCAAGCTTCTTGTTCAGAG CAGAAGACAATTCTTAGTTCTGAAGATATAAAACAAGCACTATTTAGAAGTGCAGGATATGGAGGAAGATGCTTGTGA
- the LOC137826989 gene encoding transcription factor bHLH93-like isoform X1, which produces MELYDHDFLEESTALRREPWDTNPRSQENQPFSNAWSFDCFDQNYQSFPSNSFCFQQVPQSYNFDYTFNEIYSSLLDEFSAPQIVDSSYNTPPFVAHEDYPLSMMEEEDPGLLGEELHCLDLQATCKMEPSHSPERPVFNTDPCVERKNNRAKKLQGQPSKNLMAERRRRKRLNDRLSMLRSIVPKISKMDRTSILGDTIDYMKELLEKINNLKQEIEVDSNTATIFKDSKPNELLVRNSPKFDVERRNGNTRVEICCAGKPGLLVSTVNTLETLGLEIQQCVISCFNDFTVQASCSEQKTILSSEDIKQALFRSAGYGGRCL; this is translated from the exons atgGAACTTTATGATCATGATTTCTTGGAGGAATCTACTGCTCTAAGAAGAGAACCATGGGATACCAATCCACGTTCACAAGAAAACCAGCCTTTCTCTAATGCCTGGAGTTTTGATTGTTTTGATCAAAACTATCAATCTTTTCCTTCAAATTCTTTCTGTTTCCAACAAGTTCCTCAGAGTTACAATTTCGACTACACCTTCAATGAAATCTATAGTTCTTTGCTTGATGAATTCTCTGCACCCCAAATTGTAGATTCATCTTATAACACCCCTCCATTTGTGGCTCATGAAGATTATCCACTGTCCATGATGGAAGAAGAAGATCCGGGTTTGCTTGGGGAAGAGCTTCATTGTTTGGACCTTCAAGCCACATGCAAAATGGAGCCAAGCCATTCCCCTGAAAGGCCTGTTTTCAACACAGATCCATGTGTGGAAAGAAAGAATAATAGAGCAAAGAAGCTTCAGGGGCAGCCTTCCAAGAACCTAATGGCAGAGAGGAGAAGAAGGAAGAGATTAAACGACAGGCTCTCCATGCTAAGATCAATTGTCCCAAAGATAAGTAAG ATGGACAGAACATCTATACTTGGAGACACTATCGATTACATGAAAGAGCTCTTGGAAAAGATTAACAATTTGAAGCAAGAAATAGAAGTGGATTCCAACACGGCTACCATTTTCAAGGATTCAAAGCCAAACGAACTCTTAGTAAGAAATTCTCCCAAG TTTGATGTGGAGAGGAGAAATGGCAATACAAGGGTGGAGATCTGCTGTGCAGGGAAGCCAGGCTTGTTGGTGTCTACAGTAAACACATTGGAAACATTAGGTCTCGAGATCCAGCAATGCGTTATTAGCTGTTTCAATGATTTCACAGTGCAAGCTTCTTGTTCAGAG CAGAAGACAATTCTTAGTTCTGAAGATATAAAACAAGCACTATTTAGAAGTGCAGGATATGGAGGAAGATGCTTGTGA